Within the bacterium genome, the region GGCTCTTTTTTCTCGAGCGGTTTCTTCTTCGCCGCCATGATACCTTTTAGATTAGGCAACCGTGGCTCGTTTAATCCCTTCTGTGTGCCGATAACTGCGGGAAGAGAAAATTCGACAATTTCTTTTCCGCCCTCGATCTCGCGTTCTGCGGTGCAAACCTTCGATTCCTGATTTATGTCCAATTTCACGACCACCGTCACGCAAGGCAGATCAAGCATCTCCGCTACCAATTGCGGCATTTGTGAACTGTCCTCGTCGATCGCCTGTTTCCCGAATAGTAAGAGATCATACGGCATGGTTTTGATCTGTTCGGCAAGCGCATGCGCTACATCCCCGGAAAAATTAGCATCGGTTTTCAATAAAACGGCTTTATCGGCGCCCATCGCCAGCGCTTTGCGAACATCGTTTTCAGCGCGTTCAGGACCTAATGTTAAAACGGTCACCTCGCCGCTGAATTTTTCTTTTAATCGAATGGCTTCTTCAATCGCAAATTCGTCATGTGGATTGATCACAAAATTAACGGCCGACAGATCCAGCGATTTTCCATCCGGCGTTGTCTTCACACGCGTCTCGCTGTCCGGCACTTGCTTCATACATACGATAATATTCATCAAAAAATCTCCTGTAGAATGTCTGTTTGGAATAAAACTATTTCCAATATTTTAACGGGCGTGAAAGTAACAAAAAATTGCGTAGGTATCAAACGTTATTTATACTTTATCCTAAATAATGACGCAGAACATTGCTGCGGGATGCATGGCGCAGTCGGCGGATGGCTTTTTCTTTAATTTGGCGAACACGTTCACGGGTCAGATTAAATCGTTCTCCGATCTCCTCCAGAGTCATCGGGTGATCCGTTTCAAGCCCGAAATAGAGCTTAACCACTTCCGCTTCGCGCGCAGAAAGCGTTTCCAGAGCACGCTGAATTTCTATTCTAAGCGATTCGGTCAAAAGATCCTGATCGGGCGGTTCCTGCTGTTCGTTCTCAATCACATCCATCAAGGTATTGTTTTCCGAATCGTGCATCGGCTCATCCATCGACACGTGACGTCCGGACATCTGCATGGTATTTGTCACTTCAAACGCGGTTATATCCAGCATATCTGCAATTTCATCCGAACTGGGTTCGCGTTCAAATTCCTGTTCGAGATCGCTGAATACCTTGCCGATCTTATTCAGCGTGCCGATCTTGTTGAGCGGCAGTCGAACCACACGGGATTGCTCCGCCAGCGCCTGCAAAATCGATTGACGAATCCACCAAACTGCATACGAAATGAATTTGAATCCGCGCGTGACATCGAAACGTTTTGCCGCTTTGATAAGGCCTATATTACCTTCGTTAATCAGATCGTTCAGTGATAAACCTTGGTTTTGATATTGTTTGGCTACGCTAACCACAAAACGCAAATTAGCCTTGGTAAGTTTTTCCAGCGCAACCTCATCGCCGTCTTTAACTTTTTTGGCAAGGTCAATTTCTTCATCCGGAGTTAAAAGAGGTACGCTGCCTATTTCCTGTAGATATTTGTCTATAAGGTCGTTGCTTTTTTCTGCAAAGTTCATGCTGCCATCTTTGATTAGATGATTGGAAACGGTTTATTTTTTATCGTGCTGCGTTTGTAGCGTTTCTATCTTCCGGTTATAAGCGTCGATAGCACTTACTAATACTTTAATTCGAGGATGTTCCTCCACGTTTTGCTCATGTTCTTTGGATATCAATTGAAATGTTAGTTCCCCTAATTCTTTCTGCTTTAAATAGCGGTCCTT harbors:
- a CDS encoding electron transfer flavoprotein subunit beta/FixA family protein; protein product: MNIIVCMKQVPDSETRVKTTPDGKSLDLSAVNFVINPHDEFAIEEAIRLKEKFSGEVTVLTLGPERAENDVRKALAMGADKAVLLKTDANFSGDVAHALAEQIKTMPYDLLLFGKQAIDEDSSQMPQLVAEMLDLPCVTVVVKLDINQESKVCTAEREIEGGKEIVEFSLPAVIGTQKGLNEPRLPNLKGIMAAKKKPLEKKEPVIAAATTEIVAIELPPARPAGKIVGKGADAVPELLRLLHEEAKVI
- a CDS encoding sigma-70 family RNA polymerase sigma factor, with the protein product MNFAEKSNDLIDKYLQEIGSVPLLTPDEEIDLAKKVKDGDEVALEKLTKANLRFVVSVAKQYQNQGLSLNDLINEGNIGLIKAAKRFDVTRGFKFISYAVWWIRQSILQALAEQSRVVRLPLNKIGTLNKIGKVFSDLEQEFEREPSSDEIADMLDITAFEVTNTMQMSGRHVSMDEPMHDSENNTLMDVIENEQQEPPDQDLLTESLRIEIQRALETLSAREAEVVKLYFGLETDHPMTLEEIGERFNLTRERVRQIKEKAIRRLRHASRSNVLRHYLG